The Mercenaria mercenaria strain notata unplaced genomic scaffold, MADL_Memer_1 contig_3251, whole genome shotgun sequence DNA segment cggaagaagctaaaatatataacatatggtaagcaccatagcaaaaaaaataaatcagggcataaaactgctcctttgggtacaccatacctccgtaggctcccataaataatacgtgctacttatacaaaacatatgtgctactaagttcagacgtcacgtgattaaagtacgtcactaattacttccattagtacaaaattacttacttaaaagactaaagttaaagtatgaaaaagatatgaaaagtatatgatgaaacattatagatatggaaatgataaactgcagctattatttacaactacaaattaacaaaattcaatataaatcaaacgttatatgatagttggcatccatataatatcaaatgccatacactaaaacggacattgtatgtgctatagactggcacacaattacaaattacaataatatatacatacatggtattagacttgccatatagatttatacataacaatacaatgcagtaatgacGTTCCATAATTAactaaatgtttgacataagtttttgaaactgtgctttacaattatcacgatacaaatttcagaacaaatttaacatcttatataaatgaaacattttagattcctctttcgaaataatttacaaaagtctgaaaaatttcataaatcatcctgacataccgaaactagccaaaatcatgtgccgaaaagtaaatgttacagaattctgtagaatgaacaaaaatttaccaaataaaagtcgtaatgcaaaaatcatacaaaaatctaacaaataaatttcttacctcgatcgagcataaatttctagcaagaaaataattcagacatagattcgtctataaagtcgtaaggtggtgtgcgcaaggcatatctagtccagtctatttaaaggataatgtcccgccaaatactaaatttcatgggattcacggctaagccgtggactccgactatttgtgtttccacgggattcacgatatagccggggaatctaactactttggcgcggatttaaattgacaatttgaggcccattatagtggttttggggataaaaacataaattactgaagtttataaaatatcaactttcttattactgaacagaatttaatgaaatttacatggaaatttaagttatgaaatacagaaaaacatgagaggtatttcatgcgtgaaatctgacatttacctcaataactcaaaaatttacaaaaagatgatgcaatacctgcatttacactacagataaaataaggcccgtatgtcaatttgtgacaatatgGCATAGCTTTGCGgagctattgttattgtataccTCATCCTATGTACTTAAAGTATCTTACAGAGAAAAAACACCGTAACGTTATGGGTGATATTTAAAATATAGTACGCCCTTTTGAAtatcatgacgtcattttttgtTTATGCACGctataatacatttttttaatgagTGAAAAGtcggtctacgaatcgcggggtcatgagttcgatcctcgggcggggcgtatgttctccgtgacgatttgataaacgacattgtatctgaaatcattcgtcctccacctctgattcatgtggggaagttggcagttacttgcggagaacaggtttgtactggtacagaatccaggaacactggttaggtaaactgcccgccgttacatgactgaaatactgttgaaaaacggcgttaaacccaaaacaaacaaacaaattaatttcaaTGTCAGTAGTTTGTAATTTTATGTTAGAAGGATCGTGACAAAAAAATCTACAAGTTcgcttttcatgtttttaaaaatgtttttctgtttgAATTACCTATAGAACCAGGTCATTTAACAAAGTAACATacggaatttgtttttttttgcctattcgtatttacttttgaaataaaagtctATTTTTCATAGAATTAAAAGTATATACTAAAAGAGATTATTTCAACACGCCTTGGACACTATTATTTTTCCTATGGTCGTGGTTACTGCAAACATTATAAATGACGGAACATATTTCAATTTATGACTGAATACAGTTAATTTGGCATTTTCCGTTTTTAATTCGACTATACGAAGTACTTGGAGGGCTAGCCTACTCTTCCTACGTCAGTATTaatgtccgcgtcggcgtccgcaccTTGATTAAAGTTCAATTTATCTCCGTTATGTCTTAATGGATTTGCTTCGAACTTAAAACAAATGTTCCACATCATAGACTGGAATCAAACTTgcaatagttgtttcacatcattaCCCaattcatatgacacaaagtgcattGTTCTGGCAGAAATATTTAATGAGTTTTGTCCCCTTTAATCTTAGAAGATCTGGTTGAAGTACTGGTATACTTTCACtattattactgaatagatttgattaaaacttgtcCAACATCATCATCATACAATGGGAGGGAGTACTAATCACAGCAGTGCTCATGTCCTACTTCACTATCAAACATCGAAATAGCCGAACACACTTTCTCCTCTGACAGCTCTAGTTTTGGTTCTTCGATTATTGTgcgcaaattttatttcaaactctTGTTTCTTGTAGGAGTGCAGTTTCTACAAGGCATAACACTTGGAGTAGAGCTGGTACAGGaactaaaaaaggaaacaagAGCGCTAAGTAAATTCATTCTTGACATTGTTCCACAAACAGGGGAGAGTTTCAAAGCTGTTCATAGTGCTGTACTTTCTATGGAAGGCACGTTAACTGAAACTACCGATAGAATAAATAACATGGAGACGGGTAGTGCGGGACTGAGAGGCAATCTGAATGCGCTGACAGATACAGTCAAGGATTTGCAAGATGCACATGAGTTACATTCTAAGACCGTTGAAAAGATGAAGACTGATATAACAGATATACAGTCTGATGTTAGTAAAACGCAGTTAGAGTTTGTTGATTCAAAGCAGAAGGTTGACCACTTAGAAAGCCGTTTGGACGATGTATCGTTGGAAGTAGTTGAAAACAGGACTGCGTTACACGATACCAAGACAGAGATACTCTACTCTAGAACTGatattgaaaatacaaaaacagaAGTTAAAACCATGATGACTGAACTTGCGGatgcaaaagaaaatataaaaaagagcAAACTTGTACTGCATGATACAATAGCTGACGTCGCTAAAAATAGAGTTGATATTGAAgagttagcaaaatatttatcatCACAAAGGCCAAATGACAAGGTTTTCTTCTATCCCCCAGATAGAATTTCCTCATTTGTAAGTCGAGAGGATGAATTAGAACAGCTTAAAGACGAGTTTCAAAGACGTAGAGACGATCATCATACACAAGTTATTTGTGGATTAGGCGGCATTGGAAAAACAACCTTGTCTGTTGAATATGCTTGGACGTTTCAAAGTTTTTATCCTGGAGGTGTGTTTTGGATGTCAGTGGAAACAAATGAAGCGTTGGAAGATTCTATACAACGTCTAGCCATAGACGCAAGTATTATTGGAAAAAATGCGAAAGAAACACTCACACAGACGCTAAAATGGATGTCCTCTATACAAGATAGATGGCTGCTTGTAATCGACAATGTAGATATGGAGGAAATCAGAGGTAGTATGAAAGAGTTGCTTCTCGGATCTTGGAAAAGGAAACCAAAAGGTCATATTATAATCACATCTAGAAGGGTGGCGAACGAAGCGGAAATGGAGTTCAATGTCAAAATAAAGGACTGCATAACACTAGATGTATTAACTAAACATGAAAGCGTCTATTTTATGACAACTCGTTCGGGCTGTAAGAATGGTAAGTACGACGACAGTCTCGAATTATTGATAGAGGAGCTCGGAGGTCTACCGCTAGCTTTGGAACAAGCAGCTGCACATATAAAAACTTTACACTGTACCTTCAAAGAATATCTGGAAAAATTTAATCGAAAAAGACTGAAAATACTCAAAGCTAGTAGATCTCATTTTGATGTATCAAAAGAACGCCAAGCTGTACAGACAACATGGCAACTGAATTTCGACTATATAGAAAAGCAGTCTGAAGAAGAAGACATAGGAAGTGCAGCAATTACTGTGATGGAAGTAGCAGCATTTTTGTATGCAGATGAAATCCCTCTGACTATTTTAAATGTCGGATCACCCAAGATATGTGACAAAGATCTTCTTGACGCATTCCAAGAGGAAATAGGAGTCAAGCAGGTTGTTGAAATACTTGCCCGGTTTTCTTTGTTCAACCGTTGTGAGAGTACCATTTATGTCCATCGATTAGTGCAGGAGGTCATCAGAGAGAATCTGACTGATTCAAGTCGAAAAGCGTTCATCCTTCAATGTGCAACACGTATGATAAATAAGGCTCTTGAGAGGACGCAGTCGCCAAGAAACgctttaaaagaagaaaatgtagGCAGAGCTTCATTACAGATGTGGAGTAAATTAGCACTGCATGCAAATACATTAAAAACCTATCTGTTCGAGTTTACAAAGACCAATAGGAAACAAATGCATATTTGCTTTAATATTGAAAGCACAAAGCTTTTACAAACAAGTGCAATATACCACAGCCTGTTTCAGCGACAAGACGAGGCGTTAGCCTGCCAAACACAAATGTTGAGCATCATACAGGCATTTGCCATCGCTGAATCTGATTACAGAGATCTTACATGTATTAAGATACCCCTTTTACAGAAGGACAGACAGATTATTCAAAGTAGTATGGCAATGGCTATATCGACGGGAACAGAACCATTCGTAGGAATAAATAAAGCACAAACCGTTGCGCTTTTGGATCCAGAGCAATTGCACAGAATTGGAAACGACGCTTTTAAGTCACAGAAATACCAAGACGCCATTCAGTGTTATACAGAAGCAATCACTGCCAGTCAGAGTAATATTGATCCAAAACTTTTTTCAAACAGAAGTCTTGCCTATTACAGAATTTCAGATTATGAAAACGCATTGCGTGATGCAGATTTATGTATACAAATTGATCCAAACTCACACAAAGCGTATACCTGGAAGGCATATGCAATTGCTAATCTTATTCGTCTTGGTGTGTTGCCGAAGTCCTGGGAATCGGCTGGTTTGGCAGCTGCAGCTGTTGCCGGATATCTAAATAACCAGTGTTTACAGGAATACAGGATGAAAATTGAATACCCAGTTGTACGATTCAAAATCATTAAAGATCAATCGCCTCTAGGCAGGGAAATGGCTTCGTTGATGAATATGTCTTATACCACATTACTACTTTGCAAAGGCAGTTACCAAATAGCGCTACAAGAAGGAGAAATTGCTACAAAAAGTGTCCAAATCATTGGTATACAAGAAGGCGTTGAAATCCATAGCCCACTAGGAGTTTCCTTGGTACATCCGAGTAAAATAAGTTCTCATTTTTCGTTCGAACCAGCAATTAACGTGTACTTCGAAAATGTGACCTTTCCAAACGAGACAGGGCAAATATGTATCGTTGGGAATGTGAACGCAACATTCTACAAGTGCAGATTTTCAAACGGTAAAAAAGGCTGCGAACACTTTCCATTTTGTAAAGGTGTAGACGGTTGTATAAATCCAACCTCTAATAAATGCAAAATGCGAAGTGCGAAGCAGGGAAATGTATCATGTCCGCGCCCGAGCGGCGAAGTTGGTTTTTCCGGCATATGTGCTAGTCTAAGTGGAAATGCATTGATAGACAACTGTATACTTGACAGGTGTGGTGGTGGAGGCACTCTTAGTGTTGAAGGATCCGTTATTTATATAAAGAACAGTGTTGTTCGTAATATGAGACAAACGGGTATTGAAGCAAGGGAAGGAGGCTTTACCATTgcagaaaaatgtacaatttttgaTAATCAGTTCCACGGCGTTTTGATAGGGCCGAAAGGAAGGGGGGTTGTAAAAAACTGTGTCATACAAAACAACAGAAACGAAGGAATCTGGTGCGGAGGTCATCTGGATATTAAAGATGAGAATTGTTTAACAGAAACATCGGATCCAGAAGGAGGATCTTCATGCATTATCTTTGATAATTTAATCTATCAAAATGGAATGTCTGGAATATCCTTGGACGGAGGATCGTATGATGTTTctggaaacaaaatatttgataactGGCTTTGGGGAATGATGGTGAAATCTAGATCAACAACAAACATATGCAACAACGACATATTTGAGAACAAGTGCGGCGGCATAAGAATTGGAGTCAATTACTCAGCACCTGTCACGATAGATGGAAATACTATTCGGGACCATACAGGCCCTGCTCTTCATACAGTAAGGTGTCAGATGGAAATGGTAATAGGTGTTGGTATGATGGAGGACGAAAGCACTATTTATTCAATACCACCTTTCATAACAACAAggaatataattgaaaaaaacaacagaggaGAACAACACCCAAGACAAGTCCTAGACTTTGTAGAAACATGCTGTTTCTGTCATATTGATTCTAACAAACTAAAAAAATGTTCGAAGTGTAAAAAGGCAAATTACTGTTCTAGAGAATGTCAGAAACAACACTGGAAACGTCACAAGACTATATGCAAACTCACGATGGAAAACTTTACCGTAGACATAAAGATGTCAGAAACAACTAAGTGGGACGAATACATACCAAAACTACCAGGCCAAGTTTGCATCCGCAGAACAAACGCTCCTTTGCCAGGTTTAGGGGAAGGTATACCTCCAGACAAGTCAAGTGATAGAAGATTTATTGTCAAGATACAGTCTGGAAATGAATACACCATATATGATACTAATAAAGAATTGAGACTGTATGACCAAACTCAGACCTTGGATGTATTCTTCAGAAACCCCAAAATCTGTCATTTAGTATACGAATGTGGTGTTTTAGCTGCAACGAAGTTCACTACAAAGAAAATGTTCTGTTGGgcttctttcaaaaacaatggCAACACACTGTGTATCTACACAGACACTTTGCCACCCTTTGAAACATGGTAGTCATACGTGCTGATGCATTTGTTGTACCTTTAAAAGCTTAAAGCACAAAAGActatatcattttcttttgtaaCACAAACAGGCGTCTGCTGATGGCacataaaatacttttaagaGAGACTGAACTTCATTGACAGTTTTAAGTGAATTATATATATTCGGTTAATCAATGATAATATCGATTAATAGATGACGAAGTGTGGGAACGCACCACCATAAACCATAGATTTATATAAACTTGCATACGACAGTAGAAAGTACTGAACGTATCCAAGTTTTCATCATTTCATTCAGATTGACTTCATAAGTTTATTGCCGTGGgccagtagatgatccctgttatGTTGAAAGGTTaaatagtcaaggtcacagtaaccttaAGCCGATAAATAACTAGAGGACGCTTTGACATATGCTGAGTCACTTAATGGTGTTCATATAGAGAACTATGAGCCGggaccatttttatctgattACTGTGTTGTTAAGGTTCTCTAAAAGGTAAAAAA contains these protein-coding regions:
- the LOC123546577 gene encoding uncharacterized protein LOC123546577; this translates as MSAFNPQNFSSSFNFQDFSSRLNEPEAEAIIVDIANEVTSSQVVKPDIEDDQERWLIVGICLHSVISPALRQYIPPVVSKLYSTLKRTDQIDKQTYAKYLIRYKPTNKELNYEAINNNSAIPKVKGKKDVQKYNYNVTSDVDLTKLFMITSMAHYTGFDDTCDSSALLGIIINIDKFPALPKQTAEKVRADIRNPWAHCKFSEWDVIKYQNSFQLMHQLIRNLNLPVQDEKTILSKLTDWGKIGVQFLQGITLGVELVQELKKETRALSKFILDIVPQTGESFKAVHSAVLSMEGTLTETTDRINNMETGSAGLRGNLNALTDTVKDLQDAHELHSKTVEKMKTDITDIQSDVSKTQLEFVDSKQKVDHLESRLDDVSLEVVENRTALHDTKTEILYSRTDIENTKTEVKTMMTELADAKENIKKSKLVLHDTIADVAKNRVDIEELAKYLSSQRPNDKVFFYPPDRISSFVSREDELEQLKDEFQRRRDDHHTQVICGLGGIGKTTLSVEYAWTFQSFYPGGVFWMSVETNEALEDSIQRLAIDASIIGKNAKETLTQTLKWMSSIQDRWLLVIDNVDMEEIRGSMKELLLGSWKRKPKGHIIITSRRVANEAEMEFNVKIKDCITLDVLTKHESVYFMTTRSGCKNGKYDDSLELLIEELGGLPLALEQAAAHIKTLHCTFKEYLEKFNRKRLKILKASRSHFDVSKERQAVQTTWQLNFDYIEKQSEEEDIGSAAITVMEVAAFLYADEIPLTILNVGSPKICDKDLLDAFQEEIGVKQVVEILARFSLFNRCESTIYVHRLVQEVIRENLTDSSRKAFILQCATRMINKALERTQSPRNALKEENVGRASLQMWSKLALHANTLKTYLFEFTKTNRKQMHICFNIESTKLLQTSAIYHSLFQRQDEALACQTQMLSIIQAFAIAESDYRDLTCIKIPLLQKDRQIIQSSMAMAISTGTEPFVGINKAQTVALLDPEQLHRIGNDAFKSQKYQDAIQCYTEAITASQSNIDPKLFSNRSLAYYRISDYENALRDADLCIQIDPNSHKAYTWKAYAIANLIRLGVLPKSWESAGLAAAAVAGYLNNQCLQEYRMKIEYPVVRFKIIKDQSPLGREMASLMNMSYTTLLLCKGSYQIALQEGEIATKSVQIIGIQEGVEIHSPLGVSLVHPSKISSHFSFEPAINVYFENVTFPNETGQICIVGNVNATFYKCRFSNGKKGCEHFPFCKGVDGCINPTSNKCKMRSAKQGNVSCPRPSGEVGFSGICASLSGNALIDNCILDRCGGGGTLSVEGSVIYIKNSVVRNMRQTGIEAREGGFTIAEKCTIFDNQFHGVLIGPKGRGVVKNCVIQNNRNEGIWCGGHLDIKDENCLTETSDPEGGSSCIIFDNLIYQNGMSGISLDGGSYDVSGNKIFDNWLWGMMVKSRSTTNICNNDIFENKCGGIRIGVNYSAPVTIDGNTIRDHTGPALHTVRCQMEMVIGVGMMEDESTIYSIPPFITTRNIIEKNNRGEQHPRQVLDFVETCCFCHIDSNKLKKCSKCKKANYCSRECQKQHWKRHKTICKLTMENFTVDIKMSETTKWDEYIPKLPGQVCIRRTNAPLPGLGEGIPPDKSSDRRFIVKIQSGNEYTIYDTNKELRLYDQTQTLDVFFRNPKICHLVYECGVLAATKFTTKKMFCWASFKNNGNTLCIYTDTLPPFETW